The following proteins are encoded in a genomic region of Vulpes vulpes isolate BD-2025 chromosome X, VulVul3, whole genome shotgun sequence:
- the MID1IP1 gene encoding mid1-interacting protein 1 codes for MMQICDTYNQKHSLFNAMNRFIGAVNNMDQTVMVPSLLRDVPLAEPGLDNDVGVEVGGSGGCLEERTPPAPGPGSANGGFFAPSRDMYSHYVLLKSIRNDIEWGVLHQPPPPAGSEEGNAWKSKDILVDLSHLEGAEAGEEDLEQQFHYHLRGLHTVLSKLTRKANILTNRYKQEIGFSNWGQ; via the coding sequence ATGATGCAGATCTGCGACACCTACAACCAGAAGCACTCGCTCTTTAACGCCATGAACCGCTTCATCGGCGCGGTGAACAACATGGACCAGACGGTGATGGTGCCCAGCCTGCTGCGCGACGTGCCCCTGGCCGAGCCCGGGCTGGACAACGACGTGGGCGTGGAGGTGGGCGGCAGTGGCGGCTGCCTGGAGGAGCGcacgcccccggcccccggcccgggcAGCGCCAACGGCGGCTTTTTCGCGCCCTCCCGGGACATGTACAGCCACTACGTGCTGCTCAAGTCCATCCGCAACGACATCGAGTGGGGGGTCCTGCaccagccgccgccgccggcgggCAGCGAGGAGGGCAACGCCTGGAAGTCCAAGGACATCCTGGTGGACCTGAGCCACCTAGAGGGCGCGGAAGCCGGCGAGGAGGACCTGGAACAGCAGTTCCACTACCACCTGCGCGGGCTGCACACTGTGCTCTCCAAACTCACGCGGAAAGccaacatcctcaccaacagaTACAAGCAGGAGATCGGCTTCAGCAATTGGGGCCAGTGA